A region of Fibrobacter succinogenes subsp. succinogenes S85 DNA encodes the following proteins:
- a CDS encoding polysaccharide pyruvyl transferase family protein — protein sequence MIDSDYAYLELPYYENIGDTLIWEGTRIFLKQLKYKCLYSAGSTTFYNHKIPQHTLFLLQGGGNFGDLWNGPHSFRKKIIELYPSNKVIIFPQTVWYEHQENIKADEFFFANHTNVTMCARDKVSFKFMQEHFPKNKVLLVPDMAFFIDFDKFGKINTAKTERSLYAKRVDKELKNDIWPSFIPQNAEVHDWPTIEHKAPKYAHADYIVGWLNFFANIKGIKSVNRLIDLIRAHFYRPQYIKDCIKFINQYDTIYSTRLHIAIASAMMGKKVYLMDNSYGKNFSFYDTWLTDLENVNII from the coding sequence TTGATTGATTCCGATTACGCATACCTTGAATTGCCTTATTACGAAAACATTGGCGATACTCTCATTTGGGAAGGAACGAGAATATTCCTAAAACAGTTAAAATACAAATGTTTGTATAGTGCAGGCAGCACTACCTTTTACAACCATAAGATTCCACAGCACACATTATTTCTCTTGCAAGGCGGAGGAAACTTCGGAGATCTCTGGAATGGCCCCCACTCATTCCGCAAAAAAATCATTGAGCTATACCCTAGCAACAAAGTCATCATTTTCCCGCAAACAGTCTGGTACGAGCACCAAGAAAACATTAAGGCCGACGAATTCTTTTTCGCAAACCACACAAATGTGACAATGTGCGCCCGCGACAAGGTTTCGTTCAAATTTATGCAAGAACATTTTCCCAAGAACAAAGTGCTTCTCGTCCCCGACATGGCGTTTTTCATTGACTTTGATAAATTTGGGAAAATCAACACTGCCAAGACAGAACGATCTTTATACGCCAAAAGAGTCGATAAAGAACTTAAGAACGACATTTGGCCAAGTTTTATTCCACAAAACGCCGAAGTTCACGATTGGCCGACAATCGAGCACAAAGCCCCCAAATATGCCCACGCCGACTACATTGTCGGATGGCTAAACTTTTTTGCAAACATAAAAGGCATCAAGTCCGTCAATCGTCTTATCGACCTGATTCGAGCCCATTTTTATCGACCACAATACATTAAAGACTGCATTAAATTTATCAACCAATACGACACCATTTACTCCACCCGCCTACATATAGCTATAGCATCGGCCATGATGGGTAAAAAAGTATATCTTATGGACAATTCCTACGGCAAGAACTTTAGCTTTTACGATACATGGCTAACAGATTTAGAAAATGTAAACATTATCTAA
- a CDS encoding glycosyltransferase family 32 protein, whose product MSIPKIIHYCWLSGDPYPELVQFCMQSWKEKLPDYDFVLWDKSHFDIHSVPWVEQACFAKKWAFAADYIRLYTLYNYGGIYLDSDVEVLKPFDTLLDRKYFFGREHTPDSIENQESIEAATFGSEKGLSFIKSVMAFYEKRDFCDKNGFLNTTTLPTVMARCLRGNPLEVFPMDYFSPKNTRTLALETSKNTYSIHHFNGSWHSLAQQKHVALRTKLCKVFGERVGEILASFCAVFINFRYEGVFVTMKKILAKL is encoded by the coding sequence ATGTCTATACCCAAGATAATTCATTATTGCTGGTTGAGCGGCGACCCTTACCCGGAGTTGGTCCAATTTTGTATGCAGAGCTGGAAGGAAAAACTTCCAGATTATGATTTTGTTCTTTGGGACAAAAGTCACTTTGATATTCACTCTGTGCCGTGGGTGGAACAGGCGTGCTTTGCGAAAAAGTGGGCTTTTGCAGCCGATTACATCCGTCTCTACACACTCTACAATTATGGTGGAATCTACTTGGACAGTGATGTGGAAGTACTCAAGCCGTTTGATACTTTGCTGGATAGAAAATATTTCTTTGGGCGGGAACATACTCCTGATTCCATTGAAAATCAGGAATCGATTGAAGCTGCAACTTTTGGTTCGGAAAAAGGTCTGTCATTCATAAAAAGTGTTATGGCTTTTTATGAAAAACGTGATTTCTGTGACAAAAACGGCTTTTTGAACACGACAACACTACCAACTGTTATGGCGAGATGTTTGCGCGGTAATCCTCTTGAAGTATTCCCTATGGACTATTTTAGCCCTAAAAATACACGAACGTTAGCATTGGAAACGTCGAAAAACACCTACAGTATTCATCATTTTAATGGTTCTTGGCATTCTTTGGCTCAACAAAAACACGTTGCTCTGAGAACCAAACTTTGCAAAGTATTTGGTGAACGAGTGGGTGAAATATTGGCGTCTTTTTGTGCTGTTTTTATAAATTTTCGTTACGAAGGGGTGTTTGTTACGATGAAAAAAATATTGGCAAAGTTATAA
- a CDS encoding Rpn family recombination-promoting nuclease/putative transposase codes for MDGESFFVHKNGDFRMNIDDESLFETYDRINDVESARKKFEGQKYLDPRCDPAFRALLDSEDALVNFLNAILHFEGENAIQSLTYTVQQDEIFHLPEPYRVKFDIGAKTKAGKRIDVEMQKLKLNDYIDRMMIYNAFLLLRAKNDYNKEIDFQNMPDAQKKMFRYKLPEIYSIWIMDYPVQFMENVYRDEVGLYNLSSVGKESCIPISTKNKYIIVDLTKFDKSKDKLETDEDRWLYILKNAGSSSSLPEFDNPTFEDALRRIECDTASDELLIRQANMKDFLYAYSDAIDESFEKGRDNERTATALDMLADDKPIEEIVKYSHLPKEKILDLQKTLATKADK; via the coding sequence ATGGATGGAGAAAGTTTCTTCGTTCATAAAAATGGAGATTTTAGAATGAATATAGATGACGAATCTTTGTTCGAAACATACGACCGAATAAATGATGTCGAAAGCGCTAGGAAAAAGTTCGAGGGGCAAAAATATTTGGATCCTCGATGCGATCCCGCATTTAGGGCTCTGCTTGACAGCGAAGACGCGCTCGTGAACTTTCTGAACGCAATTCTGCATTTTGAAGGCGAAAATGCAATTCAGTCACTGACTTATACCGTTCAACAGGACGAAATTTTTCATTTGCCTGAACCATACCGTGTTAAGTTTGATATAGGTGCTAAGACCAAAGCGGGAAAGCGGATTGATGTTGAAATGCAAAAGCTCAAATTGAACGATTACATTGACCGAATGATGATATACAATGCTTTTTTGCTGTTGCGGGCAAAGAACGACTACAATAAGGAAATTGACTTTCAGAATATGCCAGACGCCCAAAAGAAAATGTTCCGCTACAAATTACCGGAAATCTATTCTATTTGGATTATGGATTACCCTGTTCAGTTTATGGAGAATGTTTATAGAGATGAAGTCGGCCTTTATAACCTGTCCAGTGTCGGCAAGGAAAGCTGCATTCCAATTTCTACGAAAAATAAGTATATTATTGTAGACCTTACCAAGTTTGACAAGTCGAAAGACAAACTCGAAACGGATGAAGACCGTTGGCTTTACATATTGAAGAATGCAGGTTCTTCAAGTTCGCTACCGGAATTTGACAATCCCACTTTCGAAGATGCTCTAAGGCGAATTGAATGCGATACGGCAAGCGATGAACTCTTAATCAGGCAGGCGAATATGAAAGATTTTCTCTATGCATATAGTGATGCTATTGATGAAAGCTTTGAAAAAGGGCGTGATAACGAGCGTACAGCAACTGCGCTTGACATGCTCGCAGATGACAAACCCATTGAAGAAATCGTAAAATATTCGCATCTACCTAAAGAAAAAATATTGGACCTACAAAAGACGCTGGCAACTAAAGCCGATAAATAA
- a CDS encoding haloacid dehalogenase, which produces MMDENFYPTLNDIYDELNVSQWGFESSQIMQLEMELEERELCPNPQMLDVVNKYRLEGFSVSFISDMYLPSVFLKKILVKYGFCKENEKVYVSAECKASKNDGSLFDYVFKDTGTKAKQWIHYGDNEKSDYLEPKSKGVKSFWIKNTLFTDEEKSWISDARFYTHKHEIELWAGLCRYARVNLDDSECTERAVDLISSLYIPYVRYIMDESKERNINVLYFLARDAHIFLQIAEQFKNRYPNIELKYLKLSRRSLYPCVFYEVNDYEMELTICQCIAQTAKKSVEYIGLEWESLSPKTRNQFKADYRFTSARKAKAFAKCLIENDRKMILEKSSNYRGMLLGYLRQEGVLGFRKIASVDLGWIGSCRCILNYILRKEKYRTCDAFYWGASNILMKGTIEDRLYVFQRQYDISYYSNGSVLFFEHYASINDEESTVGYKKKKNDFFPIKKKTNDVNKEMVVQNERVLTWFAKKYMSTAFDREAMRDIFLCCGMRQLQNLQDNPKSRDLKFFSFITTENFGCVIKLVQPLLLKNIFALLVWGIPAEPQWLPAAVKKSFGPFAELFVKTYNYTSRTKLAHLLRWWWNR; this is translated from the coding sequence ATGATGGATGAAAATTTTTACCCTACATTGAATGATATTTATGATGAGTTGAATGTATCTCAATGGGGATTTGAATCTAGTCAAATTATGCAATTAGAGATGGAATTAGAGGAAAGAGAACTTTGTCCTAATCCCCAAATGTTAGATGTTGTAAATAAATATCGATTAGAGGGTTTTTCTGTTTCTTTTATATCAGATATGTATTTGCCGTCTGTTTTTCTAAAAAAAATATTGGTGAAATATGGATTCTGCAAAGAAAATGAAAAAGTGTATGTGTCTGCAGAATGTAAGGCTTCTAAAAATGATGGTTCTTTGTTTGATTATGTATTTAAAGATACGGGAACAAAAGCAAAACAATGGATTCATTATGGTGATAATGAAAAATCGGATTATTTGGAACCGAAGTCTAAGGGCGTAAAGTCATTTTGGATAAAAAATACGTTGTTTACTGACGAGGAAAAAAGTTGGATAAGTGATGCTCGGTTTTATACTCATAAACATGAAATTGAATTGTGGGCGGGATTGTGTCGATATGCTAGGGTTAACCTAGATGATTCTGAATGTACTGAACGTGCTGTAGATTTGATATCTAGTTTGTACATCCCTTATGTCCGATATATAATGGATGAGTCAAAGGAACGAAATATAAATGTTCTTTATTTTCTAGCTAGAGACGCTCATATTTTTTTGCAAATCGCTGAACAGTTCAAAAATCGTTATCCCAATATTGAATTAAAATATTTAAAATTGTCTAGACGCTCTTTATACCCATGCGTTTTTTATGAAGTAAATGATTACGAGATGGAATTGACCATATGCCAATGTATTGCGCAAACGGCAAAAAAGAGTGTGGAGTATATCGGGTTGGAATGGGAATCTCTTTCCCCAAAAACACGAAACCAATTTAAAGCTGATTATCGTTTTACGTCGGCCAGGAAGGCAAAAGCTTTTGCAAAGTGCCTAATTGAGAATGACCGCAAAATGATTCTAGAAAAGTCATCTAATTATCGTGGAATGCTTTTGGGATATTTAAGACAAGAAGGAGTCTTAGGCTTCAGAAAAATAGCATCTGTTGATTTGGGGTGGATTGGCAGTTGCCGGTGCATATTGAACTATATTCTAAGGAAAGAAAAATATCGAACTTGCGATGCGTTTTATTGGGGAGCGAGTAATATATTGATGAAGGGAACGATTGAAGATCGATTGTATGTATTTCAACGACAATACGATATTAGTTATTATTCAAATGGAAGTGTCCTTTTTTTTGAACATTATGCATCGATAAATGATGAAGAGTCTACTGTGGGATATAAAAAAAAGAAGAATGATTTTTTCCCTATTAAGAAGAAAACTAATGATGTTAATAAAGAAATGGTTGTTCAAAATGAAAGAGTTTTGACTTGGTTTGCAAAAAAATATATGTCAACCGCATTTGATCGCGAGGCAATGCGAGATATCTTTTTGTGTTGTGGTATGCGGCAACTTCAAAATTTACAGGATAATCCTAAATCGCGGGATTTAAAATTTTTTTCTTTTATTACGACAGAAAATTTTGGATGTGTTATTAAACTTGTTCAGCCGCTCTTGCTAAAAAATATTTTTGCTTTGTTGGTGTGGGGGATACCGGCAGAACCTCAGTGGTTGCCTGCTGCGGTAAAAAAATCTTTCGGTCCCTTTGCTGAATTATTTGTAAAAACGTACAATTATACATCGCGAACAAAATTGGCTCATTTGCTTCGTTGGTGGTGGAATAGATAG
- a CDS encoding glycosyltransferase family 2 protein, producing the protein MFQPLVSIIVPIYNVEPYLRRCLDSIVNQTYTNLEIILVDDGSPDGCPQICDEYAAKDKRIVVIHKENGGLSDARNAGLDICKGEYVSFVDSDDWIATNSIESFYKIVQTQKPDIVIGDYITATESGNYQNQTTSKQIIEMSLFNLLKCHQPGHPLFTQVVVAWNKLIKKDIAKKWLFPKGAICEDHYTTYKYFFSASKVILTNEITYYYRTREGSIVNNLAKNPIRDNYIQFEYLRERISFFLDQARIDIANLFIDQYTRNAIYLYIIESKNKVNKGIHKQDILVFKKHIKTKSVKFFVNHLNICIKFYSILCKFSTEKIARNVILGEKGSLIAFIWKALKLPDTQLRKKLLFRK; encoded by the coding sequence ATGTTCCAGCCTCTAGTTTCCATCATAGTCCCCATATACAACGTTGAACCATACCTTCGACGTTGCTTAGACAGCATCGTTAACCAGACCTATACCAATTTAGAAATCATCCTGGTTGATGATGGTTCGCCTGACGGTTGTCCGCAAATTTGCGATGAATACGCAGCTAAAGATAAGCGCATTGTGGTAATTCACAAGGAAAATGGCGGGTTATCGGATGCAAGAAACGCCGGGTTGGATATATGCAAAGGCGAATACGTTTCTTTTGTGGATAGCGATGATTGGATTGCCACCAATTCCATTGAGTCTTTTTACAAAATTGTACAGACCCAAAAACCAGATATCGTTATTGGAGATTACATAACAGCAACAGAATCCGGAAATTACCAAAATCAAACGACATCTAAACAAATCATAGAGATGTCTTTATTCAATTTATTAAAATGCCATCAACCTGGCCATCCTCTATTCACACAAGTTGTCGTCGCATGGAATAAATTAATAAAAAAAGACATTGCAAAAAAATGGTTATTCCCTAAGGGCGCTATTTGCGAAGACCATTATACAACTTACAAATATTTTTTTTCAGCATCAAAAGTTATTCTCACAAACGAAATAACATATTATTACCGAACAAGAGAGGGGAGCATCGTCAACAATCTCGCAAAAAATCCAATTCGAGATAACTACATCCAATTCGAATATTTAAGAGAACGGATTTCATTTTTTTTAGACCAAGCGAGAATCGACATTGCAAATTTATTTATTGATCAATATACAAGAAACGCAATATACCTCTATATCATTGAATCAAAAAATAAAGTAAATAAAGGCATTCATAAACAAGATATTTTAGTTTTCAAAAAACATATTAAAACAAAAAGCGTAAAATTTTTTGTCAACCATTTAAACATATGCATTAAGTTTTACAGCATTCTATGTAAATTTAGCACAGAAAAAATAGCGAGAAATGTTATTCTCGGAGAAAAAGGCAGTCTAATTGCTTTTATTTGGAAGGCTTTAAAATTACCCGACACACAACTTCGAAAAAAATTACTTTTTCGAAAATAA
- a CDS encoding nucleotidyl transferase AbiEii/AbiGii toxin family protein, whose translation MSFAEKYTKQVSLLVNALPIVANETCFALKGGSAINLFYQDLPRLSVDLDLVYLPLDKRTTAIENINNALLRIQGNLQKKGLQASITGQANEKKIICSNNEATIKIEPNYTIRGTLCTPTELAVSQKVQNSFGFAKMRILTFEELYAGKFCAALDRQHPRDLFDIKKFYEAQHGINDKLIQIFIIYLLGHNRPIHELLDCEIQDHQDIFENEFTGMTDEQVNYSELQDFLLRLKKDLKEHLVPYKKLFLDFLALNEDFSNFPIPNVQALPAIQWKVQNLERLRKSNKQKFKQQQEKLELYLSQQD comes from the coding sequence ATGAGTTTCGCTGAAAAATACACAAAACAAGTTTCATTATTGGTTAACGCACTTCCAATTGTAGCAAACGAGACCTGTTTTGCGCTAAAAGGTGGTTCCGCCATAAATCTGTTTTACCAGGACTTGCCTAGACTTTCCGTTGATCTTGATTTGGTGTATTTACCACTCGACAAAAGAACAACAGCAATTGAAAACATAAACAATGCCCTTCTACGCATTCAAGGCAATCTTCAGAAAAAAGGCTTACAAGCATCGATTACAGGTCAGGCAAACGAAAAGAAGATTATCTGTTCCAACAACGAAGCTACTATAAAAATCGAACCAAACTACACAATTCGTGGAACACTTTGCACACCAACAGAATTAGCCGTATCGCAGAAAGTACAAAACTCCTTTGGATTCGCTAAAATGAGAATTCTAACATTCGAGGAACTTTATGCAGGAAAATTCTGCGCAGCATTGGATAGACAACACCCGCGAGACCTATTTGATATAAAAAAATTCTATGAAGCTCAGCACGGAATCAACGACAAATTAATTCAAATTTTCATCATTTACCTACTCGGTCATAATCGACCCATTCATGAGCTTCTAGATTGCGAAATTCAGGACCATCAGGACATATTTGAAAATGAATTCACAGGCATGACAGACGAGCAGGTCAACTATTCTGAATTACAGGACTTTTTGTTGCGATTGAAAAAAGACCTCAAAGAACATCTCGTTCCATATAAAAAGCTATTTCTAGATTTTCTCGCGCTAAATGAAGATTTCTCCAATTTTCCAATTCCCAACGTACAAGCATTACCCGCAATTCAATGGAAAGTCCAGAATTTAGAACGTCTACGAAAATCAAACAAGCAAAAATTTAAGCAGCAACAAGAGAAACTTGAGTTATATTTAAGCCAACAGGATTAG
- a CDS encoding type IV toxin-antitoxin system AbiEi family antitoxin domain-containing protein, with product MNIQNSKKIKQLLKQIPANTVVTSRQLATMGISRMLAAEYVKSGWLNRIAPGAYTRLNEVADIMGALFALQAELIPTIHIGAASALSLYYGKLHYVKSENRTQLFTPLGKKVPTWFTKVYGDNTDINYSDFLPADIGLETKKGENFKLQVPSMERALLELLYLVPKKITVSEAFAITETIISVKTALLQELLEKCSSIKVKRLLLCFAETAGLQWSNVLDKSNIDLGSGIRKIGKEGVLYPKYNLVIPKLG from the coding sequence GTGAACATACAAAACAGTAAAAAAATAAAACAACTATTGAAGCAGATACCGGCAAACACGGTAGTAACCTCACGACAGCTTGCTACCATGGGGATTAGCCGCATGCTTGCCGCAGAATACGTCAAATCAGGCTGGCTTAACCGAATTGCGCCAGGGGCATACACCCGCCTAAACGAAGTCGCCGATATAATGGGAGCACTATTCGCTCTTCAAGCAGAGCTAATACCAACCATCCATATAGGAGCAGCATCTGCACTGAGCCTGTATTACGGCAAACTGCATTATGTAAAGTCAGAAAATAGGACTCAATTGTTCACCCCGCTCGGCAAGAAAGTTCCTACATGGTTTACGAAAGTTTATGGGGACAACACCGATATCAACTATTCCGATTTCCTTCCTGCCGATATCGGTTTGGAAACGAAAAAAGGAGAAAATTTCAAATTACAAGTGCCGTCAATGGAACGAGCGCTGTTAGAACTTCTATACCTCGTCCCTAAAAAAATAACTGTTTCCGAAGCATTCGCCATAACGGAAACCATAATTTCCGTAAAGACAGCCCTATTGCAAGAACTTCTGGAAAAATGTAGTTCTATAAAGGTCAAACGACTTCTACTCTGTTTTGCAGAAACCGCAGGTTTGCAATGGTCTAACGTTCTAGACAAAAGCAACATAGATCTCGGCTCCGGAATCCGCAAAATAGGCAAAGAAGGTGTACTTTACCCTAAATACAATTTGGTTATTCCTAAATTAGGTTAA
- a CDS encoding glycosyltransferase family 2 protein, with the protein MTISCVIVNYNDAVTTKKLVKRIEDYHSLNYVVIVDNNSQDDSVAQLTTLVSSKVVLINAEKNGGYGFGNNLGVEYAYEKLRSDYVLIANPDVEFDESCLLKLLESLKKNENAAISAGPQMNVDGRPWRDVSVWKYILNMSLFFDEWLHIRSYSYKFFEGKQECLVYAVPGSLLLVDAKKMMEVGGYDEDFFLYYEEHVLAEKMKKAGYGTVFRLDAGYIHNHHVSIRKAFKKWGPQRLLRCKSCMLFLKKYKNVSCYTLLLAKLFVQYVKIEMFFYDFYRWIKPLKK; encoded by the coding sequence ATGACAATATCGTGTGTTATTGTAAATTATAATGATGCCGTTACGACAAAAAAATTGGTTAAACGGATTGAGGATTATCATTCTCTTAATTATGTTGTCATTGTTGATAACAACTCGCAGGATGATTCCGTGGCGCAATTAACCACGCTTGTTTCATCTAAGGTTGTTTTGATTAATGCAGAAAAAAATGGTGGTTATGGTTTTGGAAATAATCTTGGTGTTGAGTATGCGTATGAAAAATTAAGATCGGATTATGTATTAATTGCTAATCCTGATGTTGAATTTGATGAATCTTGTTTGCTCAAACTTCTTGAATCGTTGAAAAAAAATGAAAATGCCGCAATTTCTGCAGGACCTCAGATGAATGTGGATGGACGCCCTTGGCGAGATGTATCTGTGTGGAAGTATATTCTCAATATGAGCTTGTTTTTTGATGAATGGTTACATATTCGCTCGTATTCCTATAAGTTTTTTGAAGGAAAACAAGAATGTTTAGTATATGCAGTTCCTGGATCCTTGCTGTTAGTTGATGCCAAAAAGATGATGGAAGTTGGTGGCTATGATGAAGATTTCTTTCTTTATTATGAAGAACATGTGCTTGCTGAAAAAATGAAAAAAGCTGGCTATGGAACGGTTTTTAGACTTGATGCTGGTTATATTCATAATCATCATGTTAGTATTAGGAAGGCGTTTAAGAAATGGGGGCCACAACGGTTGTTGAGATGCAAAAGTTGCATGTTGTTTTTGAAAAAGTACAAGAATGTTTCTTGCTACACATTGTTGCTTGCGAAGTTATTTGTTCAATATGTGAAAATTGAAATGTTTTTCTATGATTTCTATCGCTGGATAAAACCCCTTAAGAAGTAA
- a CDS encoding ATP-binding protein: MLFKRKVYDKLLEWKKSYSGRYACLLEGARRVGKSTIAEEFAKNEYDSYIVVNFANITEEMLDVFKDIAKLDVFFLRLQAESGISLKERKSVIIFDEIQLQPKVRQAIKFLVKDGRYDYIETGSLISIKKNVQGIVIPSEEHRISVYPMDYEEFMWAIGKDPNTIREIYKANTAIGNSTNRSLMRDFRLYMAVGGMPQAVEAYIQKENFEYIDNVKRKILNLYFEDLKKIDPTGRLSNIYKAIPSQLALKKKHFVLSSAIGKRQTTKDESRFFELLDSKTVLCCYHVANPDSALAQTKDLDRFKLYASDTGLFISLMFDDSKQANEIYAKLLSDKLDADLGYLYENVAAQIITASGKELYYHTWLKENSSHYFEIDFLLSKGNKIIPLEIKSSATRNHESIENFVNKYSKKIYKEYLFSQKDVAHVGQLLLKPLYLLPFMLEEF, from the coding sequence GTGTTGTTCAAACGTAAGGTTTACGATAAGTTGCTGGAATGGAAAAAGTCTTATTCGGGACGGTACGCTTGCTTGTTGGAAGGAGCCCGTCGTGTGGGAAAAAGTACCATTGCTGAGGAATTTGCGAAAAATGAGTATGACTCCTATATTGTAGTGAATTTTGCAAATATAACGGAGGAAATGCTTGATGTTTTCAAAGATATAGCGAAGTTGGATGTTTTTTTCTTGCGACTTCAGGCTGAATCGGGAATATCCCTCAAGGAACGAAAATCTGTCATTATTTTTGATGAAATCCAGCTGCAACCCAAAGTTCGGCAGGCTATCAAGTTCTTGGTAAAGGATGGTCGTTACGATTATATTGAAACTGGATCACTCATTTCTATAAAGAAAAATGTTCAGGGGATTGTAATCCCCTCAGAAGAACATCGGATAAGTGTGTATCCCATGGATTATGAGGAATTCATGTGGGCTATAGGGAAGGACCCGAATACCATCCGAGAGATTTATAAGGCGAATACGGCTATTGGAAACTCGACAAACAGAAGTTTAATGCGAGATTTTAGGCTTTATATGGCTGTAGGCGGTATGCCCCAGGCCGTAGAAGCGTATATTCAAAAAGAAAATTTTGAATATATCGATAATGTAAAAAGAAAAATATTAAATCTGTATTTTGAGGATTTGAAAAAAATTGATCCGACAGGTCGATTGTCTAATATTTATAAGGCAATTCCTAGCCAATTAGCCTTAAAAAAGAAACATTTTGTCCTATCTTCTGCGATTGGAAAACGGCAAACCACAAAAGATGAAAGTCGTTTCTTTGAATTATTGGATTCAAAGACTGTTCTTTGTTGTTATCATGTTGCTAATCCCGATTCGGCCCTTGCTCAAACAAAAGATTTGGACCGATTTAAACTGTACGCGTCTGATACCGGGTTGTTTATTTCTTTGATGTTCGACGATTCGAAACAAGCTAATGAAATATATGCAAAACTTTTAAGCGACAAATTGGATGCTGATCTTGGTTATCTGTATGAAAATGTTGCAGCCCAAATTATTACCGCTAGTGGCAAAGAACTTTATTACCATACCTGGTTGAAAGAAAACAGTTCCCATTATTTTGAAATAGATTTTTTGCTTTCTAAAGGAAACAAAATTATTCCTCTGGAAATTAAGTCTTCTGCTACACGAAACCACGAATCTATTGAAAACTTTGTAAACAAATATTCTAAAAAAATATACAAGGAATATCTGTTTTCTCAAAAGGATGTTGCTCATGTGGGACAATTGCTGTTAAAACCGCTGTATTTGCTGCCTTTTATGTTGGAAGAATTTTAG
- a CDS encoding type IV pilin protein, producing the protein MKKQGFTLIELMVVIVIMGILAAVAVPKLFGMIAKSKASEVGPAAGTYVKLQDAYVAESGVYVGNWKTIGYNMPGSNNFTYAEKDLTANTTTLAGLSAKVGWKATNNSKLNDCVKDSEWDISISEAGTDDASKGSPIAYSATTPSKSGDDDTSDCAALTPNFTKIGK; encoded by the coding sequence ATGAAGAAGCAAGGTTTTACCCTTATTGAATTGATGGTCGTTATCGTGATCATGGGCATTCTCGCCGCCGTCGCAGTGCCGAAACTGTTCGGTATGATCGCTAAGTCCAAGGCATCTGAAGTCGGTCCGGCAGCCGGTACCTACGTGAAGTTGCAGGATGCTTATGTTGCAGAAAGCGGTGTCTATGTTGGCAACTGGAAAACGATCGGCTATAATATGCCGGGTAGTAACAACTTCACCTATGCGGAAAAAGATTTGACTGCAAATACAACTACCCTTGCTGGTCTTTCTGCAAAAGTTGGTTGGAAAGCAACGAATAATTCCAAGCTTAACGACTGCGTAAAGGATTCTGAATGGGATATTTCCATTTCCGAAGCTGGAACTGACGACGCTTCAAAGGGATCCCCCATTGCATATAGTGCAACAACTCCGTCAAAGAGTGGTGATGATGATACCAGTGATTGCGCTGCTCTTACCCCGAACTTCACAAAGATCGGCAAGTAA